In a single window of the Leptidea sinapis chromosome 47, ilLepSina1.1, whole genome shotgun sequence genome:
- the LOC126978111 gene encoding zinc finger protein 143-like gives MFSDEEIKESGFMRPGDEIISIHEIYLNDKYDKKDWGFNSEPLLSSSSRNNLEFSRFLRDGFYPEGLEPSQAKFAWTEEDGNIASLVSEPGFGSTFDKELDSALATQMKEADTSSSVIHKKSNGYVFATKPYVESNDVSSTSGATSEPEANKGKGKCKIDKEDPRSRFHYVKYVKRHGRTVKLWECGICSREFQHQYTLMRHLPTHTDERNYHCVECSKSFRQLSTLSQHRAIHSAERPYSCEVCNKTFNRVSTLISHRKTHYDEKPYKCHICPKGFHQKGNLRNHLFTHTNERPYRCNICKKGFNQQSNLVCHKNKTHPDESNGTPVYKNKVSTQALRPRTGKMKPNPSRSAPEQCEVTSSVGPYIPSENSFKEDLKVSSDIWGTGVIVDQIKTYHMGVAMATRQTPFALLNSDNEAPVLVKVVDTKLPGGKQMLVPATAEDLRTGGKIVLNDDSLSEHNVDPSNESGAVQIRVPIVATVIPKIKAGVLHLTVEEPHHAYHTALSTDAETHQTESCSMLKSHHLSIKTVEQLNNQQLNRENIKPGPSLSYCTLPPPAPSPPLDLIPLDLFEPMEMSMPHMGSSLSSMNTDKSLISEHSDDSDIFICKFEESIPLSDSD, from the exons atgttTTCTGACGAGGAAATAAAAGAAAGCGGCTTCATGAGACCCGGCGATGAGATAATAAG caTTCATGAAATATATCTGAATGATAAGTATGATAAAAAGGATTGGGGTTTCAATAGCGAGCCACTTTTGTCAAGTTCGAGCCGAAACAAT CTGGAGTTTTCCCGTTTCTTGCGAGATGGCTTTTATCCAGAAGGTCTTGAGCCGTCTCAGGCAAAGTTCGCGTGGACTGAGGAAGACGGCAACATTGCTTCGTTGGTCTCCGAGCCAGGGTTCGGTAGTACGTTTGACAAGGAATTGGATAGCGCCTTGGCCACTCAAATGAAG gAAGCGGATACCTCAAGTTCTGTGATTCACAAGAAGAGCAACGGATATGTGTTCGCAACTAAACCCTACGTCGAGTCCAACGATGTGTCCTCCACATCGGGTGCTACATCAG AACCGGAAGCAAATAAGGGAAAGGGCAAATGCAAGATCGACAAAGAAGATCCTCGATCTAGGTTCCACTACGTGAAGTATGTGAAGAGACATGGCCGTACCGTCAAGCTGTGGGAGTGtggtatat GTAGCCGAGAGTTTCAGCACCAGTACACCCTGATGCGGCACCTGCCCACCCACACGGATGAGAGGAACTACCACTGTGTCGAGTGCTCCAAGAGTTTCCGACAGCTGTCCACTCTAAGCCAGCACCGTGCGATACACTCCGCCGAGCGACCTTACTCTTGTGAG GTCTGCAACAAGACATTCAACCGAGTGTCGACGTTGATCTCTCACCGCAAGACTCATTACGATGAGAAACCATACAAATGTCACATTTGCCCGAAAGGCTTCCATCAGAAAG gCAATCTACGCAACCATCTGTTTACTCATACTAACGAACGCCCGTATCGCTGCAACATTTGCAAGAAAGGCTTCAATCAGCAGTCAAACCTTGTGTGTCATAAGAATAAG ACTCATCCTGATGAAAGCAACGGCACTCCTGTATACAAGAACAAAGTTTCAACTCAAGCTCTTCGCCCGCGTACCGGGAAAATGAAGCCGAATCCATCAAG ATCGGCCCCAGAACAATGTGAAGTCACTTCATCAGTCGGGCCGTACATACCCTCGGAGAACAGCTTCAAGGAAGATTTGAAGGTCTCTTCCGACATCTGGGGCACTGGAGTCATCGTGGATCAGATAAAGACTTACCACATGGGTGTTGCCATGGCGACAAGGCAGACGCCGTTTGCCCTGCTCAACTCTGACAACGAAGCGCCTGTGCTTGTTAAAGTTGTGGATACCAAGTTGCCAGGCGGAAAACAG ATGCTGGTGCCCGCTACAGCAGAAGATCTCAGGACTGGCGGAAAGATTGTCCTCAACGATGACAGTTTAAGTGAG CATAACGTAGATCCTTCAAATGAGAGCGGCGCCGTTCAGATCCGTGTGCCCATTGTGGCGACCGTCATACCGAAGATCAAGGCTGGGGTCCTACACCTCACCGTGGAAGAACCTCACCACGCCTATCATACTGCCTTGTCCACAGACG CGGAAACACACCAGACGGAATCTTGCAGCATGTTGAAGTCGCATCACCTCTCCATCAAAACCGTGGAACAGTTGAACAATCAGCAACTTAACCGGGAAAATATAAAGCCAG GTCCAAGTTTATCATATTGTACCCTGCCGCCTCCCGCGCCGTCTCCGCCGCTGGATCTGATTCCTCTCGATCTCTTCGAACCCATGGAGATGTCGATGCCACACATGG gCTCTTCATTATCGTCGATGAACACAGACAAGTCACTGATTTCTGAACACTCCGACGATTCAGATATATTTATCTGTAAATTTGAG gAAAGCATTCCACTCTCCGACTCTGATTGA